The Populus trichocarpa isolate Nisqually-1 chromosome 2, P.trichocarpa_v4.1, whole genome shotgun sequence genome has a window encoding:
- the LOC7466467 gene encoding filament-like plant protein isoform X10: MEKRKWLWKRKSSERSPGETDSSGSISSHSERFSDDQDPSKASPTDSAQSPEVTSKTITTDEDVNDRIKSLTDKLSAALVNVSAKDDLVKQHVKVAEEAVAGWEKAENEVTALKKQLEVAIQQKAGLEDRVSHLDGALKECVRQLRQAREELEEKIHEAVVQKSLEWESIKSELENQFIELKSKEAAAKSESPAPIVDELCQKLEYLEQENATLKLELLSQSEELEIRTIERDLSTQAAEAASKQHLESIKKVAKLEAECRRLKAAACKPSSVNDHKTSAASSIYVESLPDSQSDSGEKLNAVELDARKVSCSEPYKSEQSCLDSWASTLISELNQFKNEKSINRNLPASSVEIDLMDDFLEMEQLAALSENETGTDNSKAEAVIKQSVDAESSLRAELEVMAKRTAELEEKLQKVEGEKFELEEKLQKVEGEKFELEEKLERIKAEMDELEMALNESQDRNEASQLQLSEAQQKLVELQEELLLTNESKQQIEFQLVSMEAEARTMSAKVNSIQGEIEKERVLSAEIALKYHELEEELSRKKQEEELQQNVSSSGEPKIKQEDFDVAANKLAECQKTIASLGNQLKSLATLKDFLIDTASIPEFSAGGSAIPKVKINEGDSPPSVSSSASSAVSSNHVSSEKNRNGFAKFFSRSKNGIQLEI; the protein is encoded by the exons ATGGAAAAGAGGAAATGGTTGTGGAAGCGGAAGTCTTCTGAGAGGAGTCCTGGTGAAACAGACAGTTCGGGGTCAATATCTTCACATTCTGAGAGATTCTCTGATGATCAG GACCCCTCAAAGGCATCTCCTACTGATAGTGCTCAATCACCCGAAGTCACATCAAAAACTATAACTACGGATGAAGATGTCAATGATAGGATTAAGAGTTTGACAGACAAGTTATCAGCTGCTCTTGTGAATGTTAGTGCCAAAGATGACTTGGTAAAGCAGCATGTAAAAGTCGCTGAAGAAGCTGTTGCAG GCTGGGAAAAGGCTGAGAATGAAGTAACAGCTCTCAAGAAACAACTTGAAGTTGCAATTCAGCAGAAAGCTGGATTGGAAGATCGGGTGAGCCATCTTGATGGGGCCCTCAAGGAATGTGTTAGGCAGCTGAGGCAAGCAAGAGAAGAGCTGGAAGAAAAGATCCATGAAGCTGTGGTACAGAAAAGTCTCGAGTGGGAATCCATTAAATCTGAACTTGAGAACCAGTTTATTGAGCTCAAGTCAAAAGAAGCTGCTGCCAAGTCTGAATCCCCTGCTCCGATTGTTGATGAACTGTGCCAGAAACTTGAATATTTGGAGCAAGAGAATGCTACCCTGAAACTCGAGCTCCTTTCCCAGTCTGAAGAGTTAGAAATCAGAACAATTGAAAGGGACTTGAGCACTCAAGCAGCTGAAGCAGCCAGCAAACAACATTTGGAGAGCATAAAGAAGGTGGCCAAGCTTGAAGCTGAGTGCCGGAGGCTAAAAGCAGCAGCATGTAAACCATCCTCTGTTAATGATCACAAGACTTCTGCTGCGTCCTCAATTTATGTTGAGTCTCTCCCTGACAGTCAATCAGACAGCGGGGAGAAGCTTAATGCTGTGGAGCTGGATGCTCGTAAAGTTAGTTGCTCGGAGCCATACAAGTCTGAACAAAGTTGCTTAGACTCGTGGGCATCTACATTAATTTCAGAGCTTAATCAATTCAAGAATGAAAAATCTATCAATAGAAATCTCCCAGCCTCTTCTGTCGAAATTGATCTCATGGATGATTTTCTTGAAATGGAACAACTTGCTGCTTTGTCCGAGAATGAAACTGGAACTGATAATTCTAAAGCGGAAGCTGTTATCAAACAATCAGTTGATGCTGAAAGCTCATTGAGAGCTGAGCTTGAAGTCATGGCAAAACGAACTGCTGAATTGGAAGAGAAGTTACAGAAGGTGGAAGGAGAAAAGTTTGAATTGGAAGAGAAGTTACAGAAGGTGGAAGGAGAAAAGTTTGAATTGGAAGAGAAGTTAGAGAGGATTAAAGCAGAGATGGATGAGTTGGAGATGGCTCTAAATGAAAGTCAGGACAGGAATGAAGCATCACAACTTCAGCTGAGCGAGGCCCAGCAGAAGTTGGTGGAGTTGCAAGAGGAGCTATTGTTGACAAATGAATCAAAGCAGCAAATTGAATTTCAACTCGTTAGCATGGAAGCAGAGGCTCGGACCATGTCTGCAAAAGTTAACTCAATACAAGGAGAGATTGAAAAAGAGAGGGTTCTGTCAGCAGAAATCGCACTCAAGTATCACGAACTCGAGGAGGAGCTCTCAAGAAAGAAACAGGAAGAAGAGCTCCAGCAAAATGTAAGCTCAAGTGGTGAACCAAAGATAAAGCAG GAGGACTTTGATGTAGCTGCTAATAAACTTGCTGAATGCCAGAAAACAATAGCGTCTCTAGGGAATCAGCTGAAATCTCTGGCAACTCTAAAGGACTTCTTGATTGACACTGCAAGCATACCAGAGTTCTCTGCTGGAGGATCAGCAATTCCTAAAG TAAAAATAAACGAAGGAGACTCACCCCCATCTGTATCATCGTCAGCTTCATCTGCTGTGTCATCAAATCACGTCAGTTCTGAGAAGAACCGAAATGGTTTTGCCAAATTTTTCTCTCGAAGTAAGAATGGGATACAGCTAGAAATTTAG
- the LOC7466467 gene encoding filament-like plant protein isoform X4, translating to MEKRKWLWKRKSSERSPGETDSSGSISSHSERFSDDQDPSKASPTDSAQSPEVTSKTITTDEDVNDRIKSLTDKLSAALVNVSAKDDLVKQHVKVAEEAVAGWEKAENEVTALKKQLEVAIQQKAGLEDRVSHLDGALKECVRQLRQAREELEEKIHEAVVQKSLEWESIKSELENQFIELKSKEAAAKSESPAPIVDELCQKLEYLEQENATLKLELLSQSEELEIRTIERDLSTQAAEAASKQHLESIKKVAKLEAECRRLKAAACKPSSVNDHKTSAASSIYVESLPDSQSDSGEKLNAVELDARKVSCSEPYKSEQSCLDSWASTLISELNQFKNEKSINRNLPASSVEIDLMDDFLEMEQLAALSENETGTDNSKAEAVIKQSVDAESSLRAELEVMAKRTAELEEKLQKVEGEKFELEEKLQKVEGEKFELEEKLERIKAEMDELEMALNESQDRNEASQLQLSEAQQKLVELQEELLLTNESKQQIEFQLVSMEAEARTMSAKVNSIQGEIEKERVLSAEIALKYHELEEELSRKKQEEELQQNVSSSGEPKIKQEDFDVAANKLAECQKTIASLGNQLKSLATLKDFLIDTASIPEFSAGGSAIPKGNGEPWKLHSNETFSPKRDSGSLRIDNENSGPAVKINEGDSPPSVSSSASSAVSSNHVSSEKNRNGFAKFFSRSKNGIQLEI from the exons ATGGAAAAGAGGAAATGGTTGTGGAAGCGGAAGTCTTCTGAGAGGAGTCCTGGTGAAACAGACAGTTCGGGGTCAATATCTTCACATTCTGAGAGATTCTCTGATGATCAG GACCCCTCAAAGGCATCTCCTACTGATAGTGCTCAATCACCCGAAGTCACATCAAAAACTATAACTACGGATGAAGATGTCAATGATAGGATTAAGAGTTTGACAGACAAGTTATCAGCTGCTCTTGTGAATGTTAGTGCCAAAGATGACTTGGTAAAGCAGCATGTAAAAGTCGCTGAAGAAGCTGTTGCAG GCTGGGAAAAGGCTGAGAATGAAGTAACAGCTCTCAAGAAACAACTTGAAGTTGCAATTCAGCAGAAAGCTGGATTGGAAGATCGGGTGAGCCATCTTGATGGGGCCCTCAAGGAATGTGTTAGGCAGCTGAGGCAAGCAAGAGAAGAGCTGGAAGAAAAGATCCATGAAGCTGTGGTACAGAAAAGTCTCGAGTGGGAATCCATTAAATCTGAACTTGAGAACCAGTTTATTGAGCTCAAGTCAAAAGAAGCTGCTGCCAAGTCTGAATCCCCTGCTCCGATTGTTGATGAACTGTGCCAGAAACTTGAATATTTGGAGCAAGAGAATGCTACCCTGAAACTCGAGCTCCTTTCCCAGTCTGAAGAGTTAGAAATCAGAACAATTGAAAGGGACTTGAGCACTCAAGCAGCTGAAGCAGCCAGCAAACAACATTTGGAGAGCATAAAGAAGGTGGCCAAGCTTGAAGCTGAGTGCCGGAGGCTAAAAGCAGCAGCATGTAAACCATCCTCTGTTAATGATCACAAGACTTCTGCTGCGTCCTCAATTTATGTTGAGTCTCTCCCTGACAGTCAATCAGACAGCGGGGAGAAGCTTAATGCTGTGGAGCTGGATGCTCGTAAAGTTAGTTGCTCGGAGCCATACAAGTCTGAACAAAGTTGCTTAGACTCGTGGGCATCTACATTAATTTCAGAGCTTAATCAATTCAAGAATGAAAAATCTATCAATAGAAATCTCCCAGCCTCTTCTGTCGAAATTGATCTCATGGATGATTTTCTTGAAATGGAACAACTTGCTGCTTTGTCCGAGAATGAAACTGGAACTGATAATTCTAAAGCGGAAGCTGTTATCAAACAATCAGTTGATGCTGAAAGCTCATTGAGAGCTGAGCTTGAAGTCATGGCAAAACGAACTGCTGAATTGGAAGAGAAGTTACAGAAGGTGGAAGGAGAAAAGTTTGAATTGGAAGAGAAGTTACAGAAGGTGGAAGGAGAAAAGTTTGAATTGGAAGAGAAGTTAGAGAGGATTAAAGCAGAGATGGATGAGTTGGAGATGGCTCTAAATGAAAGTCAGGACAGGAATGAAGCATCACAACTTCAGCTGAGCGAGGCCCAGCAGAAGTTGGTGGAGTTGCAAGAGGAGCTATTGTTGACAAATGAATCAAAGCAGCAAATTGAATTTCAACTCGTTAGCATGGAAGCAGAGGCTCGGACCATGTCTGCAAAAGTTAACTCAATACAAGGAGAGATTGAAAAAGAGAGGGTTCTGTCAGCAGAAATCGCACTCAAGTATCACGAACTCGAGGAGGAGCTCTCAAGAAAGAAACAGGAAGAAGAGCTCCAGCAAAATGTAAGCTCAAGTGGTGAACCAAAGATAAAGCAG GAGGACTTTGATGTAGCTGCTAATAAACTTGCTGAATGCCAGAAAACAATAGCGTCTCTAGGGAATCAGCTGAAATCTCTGGCAACTCTAAAGGACTTCTTGATTGACACTGCAAGCATACCAGAGTTCTCTGCTGGAGGATCAGCAATTCCTAAAGGTAATGGAGAACCATGGAAGTTACATTCCAATGAAACATTTTCACCTAAGAGAGATTCCGGTTCTTTGAGAATTGACAATGAGAATTCTGGCCCTGCAGTAAAAATAAACGAAGGAGACTCACCCCCATCTGTATCATCGTCAGCTTCATCTGCTGTGTCATCAAATCACGTCAGTTCTGAGAAGAACCGAAATGGTTTTGCCAAATTTTTCTCTCGAAGTAAGAATGGGATACAGCTAGAAATTTAG
- the LOC7466467 gene encoding filament-like plant protein isoform X8, which produces MEKRKWLWKRKSSERSPGETDSSGSISSHSERFSDDQQDPSKASPTDSAQSPEVTSKTITTDEDVNDRIKSLTDKLSAALVNVSAKDDLVKQHVKVAEEAVAGWEKAENEVTALKKQLEVAIQQKAGLEDRVSHLDGALKECVRQLRQAREELEEKIHEAVVQKSLEWESIKSELENQFIELKSKEAAAKSESPAPIVDELCQKLEYLEQENATLKLELLSQSEELEIRTIERDLSTQAAEAASKQHLESIKKVAKLEAECRRLKAAACKPSSVNDHKTSAASSIYVESLPDSQSDSGEKLNAVELDARKVSCSEPYKSEQSCLDSWASTLISELNQFKNEKSINRNLPASSVEIDLMDDFLEMEQLAALSENETGTDNSKAEAVIKQSVDAESSLRAELEVMAKRTAELEEKLQKVEGEKFELEEKLQKVEGEKFELEEKLERIKAEMDELEMALNESQDRNEASQLQLSEAQQKLVELQEELLLTNESKQQIEFQLVSMEAEARTMSAKVNSIQGEIEKERVLSAEIALKYHELEEELSRKKQEEELQQNVSSSGEPKIKQEDFDVAANKLAECQKTIASLGNQLKSLATLKDFLIDTASIPEFSAGGSAIPKVKINEGDSPPSVSSSASSAVSSNHVSSEKNRNGFAKFFSRSKNGIQLEI; this is translated from the exons ATGGAAAAGAGGAAATGGTTGTGGAAGCGGAAGTCTTCTGAGAGGAGTCCTGGTGAAACAGACAGTTCGGGGTCAATATCTTCACATTCTGAGAGATTCTCTGATGATCAG CAGGACCCCTCAAAGGCATCTCCTACTGATAGTGCTCAATCACCCGAAGTCACATCAAAAACTATAACTACGGATGAAGATGTCAATGATAGGATTAAGAGTTTGACAGACAAGTTATCAGCTGCTCTTGTGAATGTTAGTGCCAAAGATGACTTGGTAAAGCAGCATGTAAAAGTCGCTGAAGAAGCTGTTGCAG GCTGGGAAAAGGCTGAGAATGAAGTAACAGCTCTCAAGAAACAACTTGAAGTTGCAATTCAGCAGAAAGCTGGATTGGAAGATCGGGTGAGCCATCTTGATGGGGCCCTCAAGGAATGTGTTAGGCAGCTGAGGCAAGCAAGAGAAGAGCTGGAAGAAAAGATCCATGAAGCTGTGGTACAGAAAAGTCTCGAGTGGGAATCCATTAAATCTGAACTTGAGAACCAGTTTATTGAGCTCAAGTCAAAAGAAGCTGCTGCCAAGTCTGAATCCCCTGCTCCGATTGTTGATGAACTGTGCCAGAAACTTGAATATTTGGAGCAAGAGAATGCTACCCTGAAACTCGAGCTCCTTTCCCAGTCTGAAGAGTTAGAAATCAGAACAATTGAAAGGGACTTGAGCACTCAAGCAGCTGAAGCAGCCAGCAAACAACATTTGGAGAGCATAAAGAAGGTGGCCAAGCTTGAAGCTGAGTGCCGGAGGCTAAAAGCAGCAGCATGTAAACCATCCTCTGTTAATGATCACAAGACTTCTGCTGCGTCCTCAATTTATGTTGAGTCTCTCCCTGACAGTCAATCAGACAGCGGGGAGAAGCTTAATGCTGTGGAGCTGGATGCTCGTAAAGTTAGTTGCTCGGAGCCATACAAGTCTGAACAAAGTTGCTTAGACTCGTGGGCATCTACATTAATTTCAGAGCTTAATCAATTCAAGAATGAAAAATCTATCAATAGAAATCTCCCAGCCTCTTCTGTCGAAATTGATCTCATGGATGATTTTCTTGAAATGGAACAACTTGCTGCTTTGTCCGAGAATGAAACTGGAACTGATAATTCTAAAGCGGAAGCTGTTATCAAACAATCAGTTGATGCTGAAAGCTCATTGAGAGCTGAGCTTGAAGTCATGGCAAAACGAACTGCTGAATTGGAAGAGAAGTTACAGAAGGTGGAAGGAGAAAAGTTTGAATTGGAAGAGAAGTTACAGAAGGTGGAAGGAGAAAAGTTTGAATTGGAAGAGAAGTTAGAGAGGATTAAAGCAGAGATGGATGAGTTGGAGATGGCTCTAAATGAAAGTCAGGACAGGAATGAAGCATCACAACTTCAGCTGAGCGAGGCCCAGCAGAAGTTGGTGGAGTTGCAAGAGGAGCTATTGTTGACAAATGAATCAAAGCAGCAAATTGAATTTCAACTCGTTAGCATGGAAGCAGAGGCTCGGACCATGTCTGCAAAAGTTAACTCAATACAAGGAGAGATTGAAAAAGAGAGGGTTCTGTCAGCAGAAATCGCACTCAAGTATCACGAACTCGAGGAGGAGCTCTCAAGAAAGAAACAGGAAGAAGAGCTCCAGCAAAATGTAAGCTCAAGTGGTGAACCAAAGATAAAGCAG GAGGACTTTGATGTAGCTGCTAATAAACTTGCTGAATGCCAGAAAACAATAGCGTCTCTAGGGAATCAGCTGAAATCTCTGGCAACTCTAAAGGACTTCTTGATTGACACTGCAAGCATACCAGAGTTCTCTGCTGGAGGATCAGCAATTCCTAAAG TAAAAATAAACGAAGGAGACTCACCCCCATCTGTATCATCGTCAGCTTCATCTGCTGTGTCATCAAATCACGTCAGTTCTGAGAAGAACCGAAATGGTTTTGCCAAATTTTTCTCTCGAAGTAAGAATGGGATACAGCTAGAAATTTAG
- the LOC7466467 gene encoding filament-like plant protein isoform X7: protein MEKRKWLWKRKSSERSPGETDSSGSISSHSERFSDDQQDPSKASPTDSAQSPEVTSKTITTDEDVNDRIKSLTDKLSAALVNVSAKDDLVKQHVKVAEEAVAGWEKAENEVTALKKQLEVAIQQKAGLEDRVSHLDGALKECVRQLRQAREELEEKIHEAVVQKSLEWESIKSELENQFIELKSKEAAAKSESPAPIVDELCQKLEYLEQENATLKLELLSQSEELEIRTIERDLSTQAAEAASKQHLESIKKVAKLEAECRRLKAAACKPSSVNDHKTSAASSIYVESLPDSQSDSGEKLNAVELDARKVSCSEPYKSEQSCLDSWASTLISELNQFKNEKSINRNLPASSVEIDLMDDFLEMEQLAALSENETGTDNSKAEAVIKQSVDAESSLRAELEVMAKRTAELEEKLQKVEGEKFELEEKLQKVEGEKFELEEKLERIKAEMDELEMALNESQDRNEASQLQLSEAQQKLVELQEELLLTNESKQQIEFQLVSMEAEARTMSAKVNSIQGEIEKERVLSAEIALKYHELEEELSRKKQEEELQQNVSSSGEPKIKQQEDFDVAANKLAECQKTIASLGNQLKSLATLKDFLIDTASIPEFSAGGSAIPKVKINEGDSPPSVSSSASSAVSSNHVSSEKNRNGFAKFFSRSKNGIQLEI from the exons ATGGAAAAGAGGAAATGGTTGTGGAAGCGGAAGTCTTCTGAGAGGAGTCCTGGTGAAACAGACAGTTCGGGGTCAATATCTTCACATTCTGAGAGATTCTCTGATGATCAG CAGGACCCCTCAAAGGCATCTCCTACTGATAGTGCTCAATCACCCGAAGTCACATCAAAAACTATAACTACGGATGAAGATGTCAATGATAGGATTAAGAGTTTGACAGACAAGTTATCAGCTGCTCTTGTGAATGTTAGTGCCAAAGATGACTTGGTAAAGCAGCATGTAAAAGTCGCTGAAGAAGCTGTTGCAG GCTGGGAAAAGGCTGAGAATGAAGTAACAGCTCTCAAGAAACAACTTGAAGTTGCAATTCAGCAGAAAGCTGGATTGGAAGATCGGGTGAGCCATCTTGATGGGGCCCTCAAGGAATGTGTTAGGCAGCTGAGGCAAGCAAGAGAAGAGCTGGAAGAAAAGATCCATGAAGCTGTGGTACAGAAAAGTCTCGAGTGGGAATCCATTAAATCTGAACTTGAGAACCAGTTTATTGAGCTCAAGTCAAAAGAAGCTGCTGCCAAGTCTGAATCCCCTGCTCCGATTGTTGATGAACTGTGCCAGAAACTTGAATATTTGGAGCAAGAGAATGCTACCCTGAAACTCGAGCTCCTTTCCCAGTCTGAAGAGTTAGAAATCAGAACAATTGAAAGGGACTTGAGCACTCAAGCAGCTGAAGCAGCCAGCAAACAACATTTGGAGAGCATAAAGAAGGTGGCCAAGCTTGAAGCTGAGTGCCGGAGGCTAAAAGCAGCAGCATGTAAACCATCCTCTGTTAATGATCACAAGACTTCTGCTGCGTCCTCAATTTATGTTGAGTCTCTCCCTGACAGTCAATCAGACAGCGGGGAGAAGCTTAATGCTGTGGAGCTGGATGCTCGTAAAGTTAGTTGCTCGGAGCCATACAAGTCTGAACAAAGTTGCTTAGACTCGTGGGCATCTACATTAATTTCAGAGCTTAATCAATTCAAGAATGAAAAATCTATCAATAGAAATCTCCCAGCCTCTTCTGTCGAAATTGATCTCATGGATGATTTTCTTGAAATGGAACAACTTGCTGCTTTGTCCGAGAATGAAACTGGAACTGATAATTCTAAAGCGGAAGCTGTTATCAAACAATCAGTTGATGCTGAAAGCTCATTGAGAGCTGAGCTTGAAGTCATGGCAAAACGAACTGCTGAATTGGAAGAGAAGTTACAGAAGGTGGAAGGAGAAAAGTTTGAATTGGAAGAGAAGTTACAGAAGGTGGAAGGAGAAAAGTTTGAATTGGAAGAGAAGTTAGAGAGGATTAAAGCAGAGATGGATGAGTTGGAGATGGCTCTAAATGAAAGTCAGGACAGGAATGAAGCATCACAACTTCAGCTGAGCGAGGCCCAGCAGAAGTTGGTGGAGTTGCAAGAGGAGCTATTGTTGACAAATGAATCAAAGCAGCAAATTGAATTTCAACTCGTTAGCATGGAAGCAGAGGCTCGGACCATGTCTGCAAAAGTTAACTCAATACAAGGAGAGATTGAAAAAGAGAGGGTTCTGTCAGCAGAAATCGCACTCAAGTATCACGAACTCGAGGAGGAGCTCTCAAGAAAGAAACAGGAAGAAGAGCTCCAGCAAAATGTAAGCTCAAGTGGTGAACCAAAGATAAAGCAG CAGGAGGACTTTGATGTAGCTGCTAATAAACTTGCTGAATGCCAGAAAACAATAGCGTCTCTAGGGAATCAGCTGAAATCTCTGGCAACTCTAAAGGACTTCTTGATTGACACTGCAAGCATACCAGAGTTCTCTGCTGGAGGATCAGCAATTCCTAAAG TAAAAATAAACGAAGGAGACTCACCCCCATCTGTATCATCGTCAGCTTCATCTGCTGTGTCATCAAATCACGTCAGTTCTGAGAAGAACCGAAATGGTTTTGCCAAATTTTTCTCTCGAAGTAAGAATGGGATACAGCTAGAAATTTAG
- the LOC7466467 gene encoding filament-like plant protein isoform X5 produces the protein MEKRKWLWKRKSSERSPGETDSSGSISSHSERFSDDQQDPSKASPTDSAQSPEVTSKTITTDEDVNDRIKSLTDKLSAALVNVSAKDDLVKQHVKVAEEAVAGWEKAENEVTALKKQLEVAIQQKAGLEDRVSHLDGALKECVRQLRQAREELEEKIHEAVVQKSLEWESIKSELENQFIELKSKEAAAKSESPAPIVDELCQKLEYLEQENATLKLELLSQSEELEIRTIERDLSTQAAEAASKQHLESIKKVAKLEAECRRLKAAACKPSSVNDHKTSAASSIYVESLPDSQSDSGEKLNAVELDARKVSCSEPYKSEQSCLDSWASTLISELNQFKNEKSINRNLPASSVEIDLMDDFLEMEQLAALSENETGTDNSKAEAVIKQSVDAESSLRAELEVMAKRTAELEEKLQKVEGEKFELEEKLQKVEGEKFELEEKLERIKAEMDELEMALNESQDRNEASQLQLSEAQQKLVELQEELLLTNESKQQIEFQLVSMEAEARTMSAKVNSIQGEIEKERVLSAEIALKYHELEEELSRKKQEEELQQNQEDFDVAANKLAECQKTIASLGNQLKSLATLKDFLIDTASIPEFSAGGSAIPKGNGEPWKLHSNETFSPKRDSGSLRIDNENSGPAVKINEGDSPPSVSSSASSAVSSNHVSSEKNRNGFAKFFSRSKNGIQLEI, from the exons ATGGAAAAGAGGAAATGGTTGTGGAAGCGGAAGTCTTCTGAGAGGAGTCCTGGTGAAACAGACAGTTCGGGGTCAATATCTTCACATTCTGAGAGATTCTCTGATGATCAG CAGGACCCCTCAAAGGCATCTCCTACTGATAGTGCTCAATCACCCGAAGTCACATCAAAAACTATAACTACGGATGAAGATGTCAATGATAGGATTAAGAGTTTGACAGACAAGTTATCAGCTGCTCTTGTGAATGTTAGTGCCAAAGATGACTTGGTAAAGCAGCATGTAAAAGTCGCTGAAGAAGCTGTTGCAG GCTGGGAAAAGGCTGAGAATGAAGTAACAGCTCTCAAGAAACAACTTGAAGTTGCAATTCAGCAGAAAGCTGGATTGGAAGATCGGGTGAGCCATCTTGATGGGGCCCTCAAGGAATGTGTTAGGCAGCTGAGGCAAGCAAGAGAAGAGCTGGAAGAAAAGATCCATGAAGCTGTGGTACAGAAAAGTCTCGAGTGGGAATCCATTAAATCTGAACTTGAGAACCAGTTTATTGAGCTCAAGTCAAAAGAAGCTGCTGCCAAGTCTGAATCCCCTGCTCCGATTGTTGATGAACTGTGCCAGAAACTTGAATATTTGGAGCAAGAGAATGCTACCCTGAAACTCGAGCTCCTTTCCCAGTCTGAAGAGTTAGAAATCAGAACAATTGAAAGGGACTTGAGCACTCAAGCAGCTGAAGCAGCCAGCAAACAACATTTGGAGAGCATAAAGAAGGTGGCCAAGCTTGAAGCTGAGTGCCGGAGGCTAAAAGCAGCAGCATGTAAACCATCCTCTGTTAATGATCACAAGACTTCTGCTGCGTCCTCAATTTATGTTGAGTCTCTCCCTGACAGTCAATCAGACAGCGGGGAGAAGCTTAATGCTGTGGAGCTGGATGCTCGTAAAGTTAGTTGCTCGGAGCCATACAAGTCTGAACAAAGTTGCTTAGACTCGTGGGCATCTACATTAATTTCAGAGCTTAATCAATTCAAGAATGAAAAATCTATCAATAGAAATCTCCCAGCCTCTTCTGTCGAAATTGATCTCATGGATGATTTTCTTGAAATGGAACAACTTGCTGCTTTGTCCGAGAATGAAACTGGAACTGATAATTCTAAAGCGGAAGCTGTTATCAAACAATCAGTTGATGCTGAAAGCTCATTGAGAGCTGAGCTTGAAGTCATGGCAAAACGAACTGCTGAATTGGAAGAGAAGTTACAGAAGGTGGAAGGAGAAAAGTTTGAATTGGAAGAGAAGTTACAGAAGGTGGAAGGAGAAAAGTTTGAATTGGAAGAGAAGTTAGAGAGGATTAAAGCAGAGATGGATGAGTTGGAGATGGCTCTAAATGAAAGTCAGGACAGGAATGAAGCATCACAACTTCAGCTGAGCGAGGCCCAGCAGAAGTTGGTGGAGTTGCAAGAGGAGCTATTGTTGACAAATGAATCAAAGCAGCAAATTGAATTTCAACTCGTTAGCATGGAAGCAGAGGCTCGGACCATGTCTGCAAAAGTTAACTCAATACAAGGAGAGATTGAAAAAGAGAGGGTTCTGTCAGCAGAAATCGCACTCAAGTATCACGAACTCGAGGAGGAGCTCTCAAGAAAGAAACAGGAAGAAGAGCTCCAGCAAAAT CAGGAGGACTTTGATGTAGCTGCTAATAAACTTGCTGAATGCCAGAAAACAATAGCGTCTCTAGGGAATCAGCTGAAATCTCTGGCAACTCTAAAGGACTTCTTGATTGACACTGCAAGCATACCAGAGTTCTCTGCTGGAGGATCAGCAATTCCTAAAGGTAATGGAGAACCATGGAAGTTACATTCCAATGAAACATTTTCACCTAAGAGAGATTCCGGTTCTTTGAGAATTGACAATGAGAATTCTGGCCCTGCAGTAAAAATAAACGAAGGAGACTCACCCCCATCTGTATCATCGTCAGCTTCATCTGCTGTGTCATCAAATCACGTCAGTTCTGAGAAGAACCGAAATGGTTTTGCCAAATTTTTCTCTCGAAGTAAGAATGGGATACAGCTAGAAATTTAG